GAGTAGTGAGTAATAAATAAAATTTTCATTTGTTTTGATATAATTAGAGTTGGTTTGTACTAAAATTTAATTTATGACTTCATAAATAATATAGCTTTTATTTTTAATTGAAAATTAATCCTAAGTTTTTTAAACAATAAATCATAAAATAATCCAACAAATGCGTAAGAAACTAGGGTAGAGATTGCAGCACCAGTTAATCCGTAATTGTTTATTAAAATAATGTTTAAACCTATATTTAAAATAGCCCCTAAAATATTTCTATAAAAAGAATGAATATAATACCCCTCAGCAACTAACCATTTAGAACTAATAGTTGTAAAAAAGAAAAAAACATTAGACCAAATATAAATACTTAAAATTTTACAAGAATCTAAATAGTCTTTACCGTACAAATATTTGATAATCCATTCTCCAAAAAAAGTAATAAAAATAGATAATATAATTGCTATCCAAAAAAGCAAACTATAGAGATTTGTGATTCTTTGATAATACGTTTTTTGATCTTTTGATTTATTTAACAAAATTGCTGGAAAGAAAGAAGCTGCAATTATGTTTGGTATGAAATACCAAACTTCACTTAAACTAATTGAAACTGCATAAAAACCTGCAGATTTAGCTCCTAACATTTCTTTAACCATTATTTGGTCTATTTTTATATATACAATATACATCATTCCACTTAAAAAAAGTGGCCAACTTTTTTTAAGAAGATTTAATGCATAGTTTTTATTAAAATTAAAAATGGGAATTTTTATTTTAAGTTTATTAAAATAAATAAAAGTTACTAAGTGTGTTATTAAAAGTTCTAAAACAATAACAATAGCAAAATAACTTACAGGTGAATTTATTTTTATAAATATAATTTTTAATATACTTGAAATTGATACGGATACAATTCTAGAATAAACTACAAACCTAGATTTCACTTCACTTTGAAAATAAAAATCAAATACCTCTAAGCTTTGTAATATTAAAAAAGAAGAAAATATTAATATTAACGTTCTAACTTCTGAAAAGTCATTACTTAGAAACACAAAAGCAGCAAGAATCATTAAAGAAATAAAACCAAAAATAAATTTTAACAAAAAAGCTGTTCCTAAAATTTTTGACGATTCTATATTATTTTTAGAAATCACCAATTCTTTAACAATTATATCGTTTAAACCTATCATAGCAATTGGCAAAAACAAAGCAACCAAACTATTACTATAAGCCAGAAGACCATAAGTTTCAGGTCCAAGGTACCTTGCTACCCATGCACCTACGAAAATTGTCGAAAAAAAACCCAAAAACTTGCTTAAAAAAAGCCATAAAGTATTTTTAAAATACTTTATAAAATTTACATTTTCTTTAGCTTTAATGACCCTATCAACAAATTTGGATAATATCATATACTTTTATCAATTGATTTAAGTTTTATTTAATTATAAACTGAAAACAATTTCAATTTTAAATCTTTTTCTGAAAGAATAATCTTATCATTTGGAATTTTCCAATCAATATTTAAATCGACATCATTATACATTACACCATCTTCTGCATCTGGTTGGTAATAATTATCACATTTATAGGAAACAATTGTATCATCTTCCAAAACAGAAAAACCATGTAAAAAACCTCTAGGTATAAATAATTGTTTTTTATTATCACCCGATAATTCTATTGAAAAAACTTTCCCAAAAGTTTCAGATTCTTTTCTTGCATCTACAGCAACATCTAAAATTTTACCTTTAACAACTCTCACTAGTTTTGCTTGGGAATATTCACCTTTTTGTAAATGCAAACCTCTTACAACTCCATATTGAGAAGTAGATTGATTTCCTAAAACAAAACCTCCTTTAAAACCTGTTTTTTCTTGAAACTCTTTTTTATTATATTCTAATAAAAAACTCCCTCTTTCATCACCAAAAACTTGAGGTTCGATAACAAAACAACCTTTTAAATATGTTTCTGTAACTTTCATTAAATATCCATTAAACTTTTTCCGTAGCCACTTTTTAATAAAGGTTCTGCTAATTTATGTAGCTGTTCTTTATTTATAAAACCACTTCTATAAGCTGCTTCTTCAATAGAACCTATTTTTAAACCCTGTCTTTCTTCTATCACTTCTACAAATTGAGATGCTTGCATTAAAGATGCAAAAGTACCTGTATCTAACCAAGCTGTACCTCTATCTAAAACTCTAACGGATAAATTTCCGTTCTCTAAATATATTTTATTTACATCTGTAATCTCTAATTCACCTCTTTTACTTGGCTTCATATTTTTTGCAATTTCTACCACAGAGTTATCATAAAAATAAATTCCAGGAACTGCATAATTAGATTTTGGTTTTAGTGGTTTTTCTTCAATAGAAACTGCATTCATATTATCATCAAACTCAACGACACCATACCTTTCAGGGTCATTTACATGATAAGCATAAACAATTCCTCCATCAGGGTTGTTATTTGCTCTCAATAATTTTGGTAGCCCGGATCCATAAAAAATATTATCGCCTAATATTAAAGCTACTTTATCTTTTCCTATAAAATTTTCGCCAATAATAAAAGCCTCTGCAAGTCCATTAGGATTTTCTTTTACAGCATACTGAAAATCGCATCCATATTTTTTCCCATCACCTAACAACCTTTCAAATAATGGTAAATCTTGTGGTGTAGAAATAATTAATATTTCATTTATTCCAGCCAACATCAATACAGAAATTGGGTAATAAATCATTGGCTTATCATAAACAGGCATTAATTGTTTACTCACTGCTAATGTGAGTGGGTGTAATCTTGTACCTGAACCTCCTGCTAAAACTATTCCTTTCATTTTATTGATACTTTTTTAAATACCATTCAATGGTTTTTTTAATACCAGTTTCAAAATTTTCGTCAGCTCTCCAACTTAACTCATTTTCTATTTTTGATGCATCTATTGCATATCTAAAATCATGTCCTGGTCTATCTTTAACAAAACTAATTTGCTCTTTATATGATTTTTCTTTAGGTATCACCTTGTCTAAAATCCCACAAATTACATCAACTATATATAAATTATCACGTTCATTTTTCCCGCCAATATTATATGTTTCCCCTGTTTTACCAGTATTAAACACCAATTCAATTCCTTTACAATGATCTAAAACATAGAGCCAATCTCTAATATTTTTTCCATCGCCATAGATAGGTATTTTTTCTCCAGAAATTGCTTTTCTTATTATTGTTGGTATTAGTTTTTCATCATGTTGTTTTGGACCATAGTTATTAGAACAATTAGTTGTAATAACATTCATTCCATAAGTATGATAATAACTTCTAACCATAAAATCTGAGGAGGCTTTAGAAGCACTATAAGGACTATTAGGCGCATAAGAGGTTTCTTCTGTAAACAAACCTGTTTCTCCTAAAGTTCCGTAAACTTCGTCTGTAGAAATATGATGAAATCTAGCTGTTTCAAATCCTTTTTTATAATTATTTGGAGATTCCATCCAGTAATTTCTGGCTACATCTAATAAATTAAACGTTCCAAAAACATTTGTTCTAACAAATGCATCTGGATTTTTAATAGAATTATCAACATGAGATTCTGCTGCGAAATGAATAACTCCATTAAAATTGTATTGATTAAATAGTTTTTCAACTAAATCTCTATCACAAATATCTCCTTCTACAAAAGTATACCTTGGGTTATTTTCAATTTTTGATAAATTAGAAAGTTCTCCTGCATAGGTAAGTAAATCTAAATTTACAACCTTGTATTCCTTATTTTTTTCTAAAAAATAAGGAATAAAATTAGACCCGATAAAACCTGCTCCACCAGTTATAAGAACTGTTTGCATAATTTATTTTTTGTAAGTATTTAAGTACTTATTTAATAGCCTTACAAGTAAAAACAAAATCATAAACCCTGCTCCTAATATTGTTAATAAAAAAGCATAATTTTTTGTTACTCCTTTTACCTCAGAACCTATTGGTTGAAAATTAGAAAGAACATTTATGACTTCATATTTTGTAGCTTTTTCAGATGCTATATTTTTTAAATCAGTATTTATATCTCTACTAGTTGCAAACAGTTCTAGTTCTTTGGTTGTTCTTTTCTCCCCTCCTAAATCTATATTTGTGGCAGCTGTTTTTTTTCTAGCTTCTTCAAGCATAACATTCATATAGATCTTCCTTAAGGAATCTATTTGTATTAAATTTTTACGATATAAAGAATCTGTTCTATTTAAGTTTTTATTCGATAATTCTTTTATTCTATTAAAATATTTATTATTTACTACTGAAGAAATTATTACATCATCTAGTTTATCAAAAACATCATTCTGTTTTGAAGTAACTGTTACTTTATGAAACCTATAATCATATTCTGTAAATGACGATTTAAACTTATCAAACGTATAACTATTTACAGTAATAGTATCTACAGAAGATACAAAACCGTTATAGGAATTAATAATATCATTGCCAGATATAACTGGCTCGATTACAAACTTTTTAAGACTTGCAGCTGCCAATTTATCTAACTTAAAAGTTTCTACCAAACCAGCAGTATCTTTTTGTTTTACAAGGTTATTATAATAATTTATATTATCATATAATTGTCTTGTACTTTTAAAATTTGGTTCTAATAATAATTCAGATTCAAAAGTATTTGTTTTTTTTACTTCTAAAAAAATACCTAAGATAGCTCCCAAAATAGCAGCAATTCCTATTTTAATAATGTTGTTTTTCAGAAAAATAAGGATTGAAATTACTCCATGAAAAATCCCTCTAAAAATATTTCCAATAAAATTGAAAAATTTAGAGAAACCTTTTCCTATGATTACAAATAAAGAACCTAAATCTACTTCTTCTTCTTTGTTGTTTGTTTGGTTGGTTGACATTGTTTAAGTTTGGGTATGAAATCAGTCTTTGACTGCTAAAAAATTTGTTCTAATATTTTTTGAGTAATAGCGTATGTAGGTGTAACTCCTGTCATACCTAAACCTCCTGAAGCTAATGTTGCTCCTGTTTCTAATGGATTATCTGAAGCATAATAAGCATATCTCACTTTTACATTTTTAGAGATATTTCCTCTTATTTTTGATGCAGATTGTATTGCTTTTTGATAATGTGCTCCTTCCATCTCTAAACCAATAACATTCCAAGTAGAATCGTGGAAAAACTCTAATAAGTCTTTATTTTGTAATGATGTTCCTAAAACAGAAATCATAGAACCATCAAAAACGGCTACTCCAAAACCTTCTAAATCTTCTTTAGACAACTCATTTTTAAATGGATAATTATCTGCTGTTCCTTCAAAAATATGTGCAGAAGGAATCATGATATCTCCTTTTCCTCCTTCTAAAATACCTGCTTTCCCCATTATAGAAACAGACTTTACGTCTAAGTGATTCTTTTTCTTACTGTTCTTATATGGTTTTAAAAGTTCATCCATCGTTTCATAAGCTTGCTCTCCAAATGCATAGTCCATTACAATAATAACAGGACTTTTATCGATAGAATTATCTTTCTTAAACGGCGAAACCTCAAAGTTTATTTCATCTGTATCTATTATTTGTACATTAATATTTGTACCAGATGTATCTTTAACATAAATTAAACCATTTTGAGAAGCATATTCTTTAACTGCTTTTTGCAATGGTTTACTGTCTGAGTTACTCAATAATTGAAATAGTTCAAAATTTTCATGTTCTGCTGCTTGTTTTGGTAAGGCAGCTTTAGCATAAATCGAGTTTAATACACTATGCATATTTGCACTAATAATATGTATTGGTCTTTTTAATAGTTTGTTTTCTTTTAAAACTTCTTTAATATTATTTGCCCAAACATCACCATAAATGTGATGCCCAATTTCTTCAATTAAAACAGAACTAAAAGTAACGTTTCTCTTCTTATTATCTAGCACTTCATCAATAGCTAATTTACCTAACCAATAAATTAAATGAAAAAATCTATCTTTTTTCTCTTCTGTTTGAAATGTTTTATGAATACTTACCACTTCATCAAAAGTTCTTCCTAAAATACTACTTAAATGAGCAATAGAAACCTCTCTTTCTTCCTCTGAAATTTCCTTATTATAAATAACAATATCTTCTAAATATTTCCACTCTCTTATAAAACTCTGTCCCTCGTTAAGGGTTACTCTTTTTTGAATTTTATGAGATTCAATAAATAAAAAGGTTAAATGTGTAAGAATATCATAAATTTCAGACCTTCCACGAGTAATCTCTATATTCATTTGGTCTTTATCTATTCTGTAACAATTTCTTCTTCTTTTTGGAGGAATTATTGTCTCAAAATGAGAATCACCATAACCTTCATCTGCAGTTAAATTTATAAACTGGCATTCTTCAATTCCTTTCGGAAGCCTTTCTATTACATAAATTAATCCATTTAACTCAACTCTATCCTCTGCTATAGAACCATAAATTTCTGGTCTTAAGGAGAGTAAAGACTTTCTTAAAGCTTCTCCAGAAATCCCCATTGGTTTATAAAAACCTCTACTAAATAAATGACGCATAGAAATGTATAATTTTTCTATTGCATTTGTAGATTCTTGAGCTCTTGTTCTATCTATTTTGTTTGTTTTTGCCATTTTAAATTTCAGTTTTTAAAGATAAATTATTTACTTGATAATAGTTGTTTATATCTATCTTCATTATGCAGCAATATAACTGCTTCTTTTATCACTAAATCATTATTTAAATTGTGTTGATATACTCCTTGCTGATAATGATATCTTTTTATTATTTCCTCCTTTATAGTTCTCTTTAAGATGTCTTTATTTTTTGATATTTCTATAATCTTATCATCAAATAATTTGTCTTGAATTCCTTTATATTCTTTAGATATATTTTTTGATATTGATGCTGTATAAGCTTCTTTAAATAAAGCCTCTTGTTTTGTTACAAAAGTAGTATCAACTTTTAAATAAGTGGTGAATTTTTTAAACTCAGAATCTTTAAATTCAAAATCAGCTTCACTTTCTATTTGTGGGTTTTGATAAAAATAATTTGTCGCAAAATTAAAAACCGCTCTAGAACTCAATAACCTTTTAGTTGCCTCAGTTCGTTTTGAAGTTTTTATTACGAAATCTGGTAAAACTCCTCCACCATCAAAAACAGTTCTTCCGTTTGCCGTTTTAAATGCATTTATTCCTTTATCCGAAAATTTAGGAACCTTTCCGTTTTTATCTCTATTTGCATAATCTAGTTCTTGAATACATCTTCCACTTGGCGTATAATATTTAGAAATAGTTACCTTTAACTGTGTTCCATAAGTAAGTTCTCTATAGCGTTGCACAAGACCTTTTCCAAAAGAACGTTGTCCCATAATTACAGCTCTATCATAATCTTGTAAAGAACCACTTACAATTTCTGATGCTGATGCTGATCGTCCATTTACTAAAACTACAATAGGTATTTCTAAATCTAAAGGATTGTTTGTTGTTTTATAAGTATTACTCCATTTTTTTACTTTCGCTTTTGTTGAAACAATTGTTTTTCCTTTAGGTAAAAAGAAATTTGAAATATTTATAGACTCTCTTAAAGACCCTCCTGGATTGGCACGTAAATCAAAAACCAACTTTTTCATTCCTTCTTTCTTCAGTTTTCGAAATGCTTTTTTTACTTCGGATGAAGCTTTATCATTAAAACGAGTTAAAACAATATAACCTGTTTCTTCATCTATCATTTCAGAAAACGGAACAGGATTTACAACTACTTTATCTCTAATAATATCTTTTTTAATAACATTCCCTTGTCTTAATACTTCAACAGAAAACTCACTATTTGGTGTTCCTTTTAAATACATTGAGAGTTGGTCTCTCTCCATATTTTTAACAGATTGTCCATCAACAGAAATAATTACATCACCTGCTTTTAAATCAGCTTTATCTGCAGAATATCCTTTGTAAATTTCATTAACTTCAATACCTACTTTTGAATAATATACAGAAACTCCAATTCCTCCATATTCACCTTCTCTTCTAATTTTTGCATCTTCAACATCTTGTTCGTTATAGAAATTTGTATAAGGGTCTAAATCTTTAAGCGTATTTTTAATTGCTTTATTGGTTAATTCTGCAGGATTAATTTCATTAACATAATACATGTTCAACTCCTTAAATAAGGTGTTGTAAATTTCGATCTGTTTTGCTACTTCAAAAAATTTAGATTTAAATGAAAACGATAAAAAAATGACTCCAACTAAAAGAACAAGAACCGTTTTTTTTGAAAGATTAAATTTCTTCATTTTTTATATTTTTTGTTTCGCTTACAAACCGTGTTAATAATTTCTCCATCTTTAAGAACATCTCTTCATAGGTACATTCTTGTTTTCCAAGATACGAAATCATAAAAACATAAGGTTTATCAAGATTATCGTAAACAATTTCTTTTTGCAAACGATACGATTCTCGCATTAATCTCTTAATTCGATTTCTATCAACAGCTAATTTAAAATTTCTTTTTGGTACTGAAACACCAACTTGAGCAGGAAAATTTGACGTATGCTCTGTTTGTAGAAAAATCATTCTAAGAGGAAATGCTTTCACAGAATTCCTTTCTTCATAAAGTCTTTCTATAAGCTTTTTACTTTTTAACCGTTCTTCTTTTCCTAAAGTGTATTTCATTACTACAAACTTAATAGAAATCATCAACTTTTAATAGATTTTATATCTTTAACTTTGTTTTATTTGATTATTGTAAGATTGATTTTTACAATGATAAATACATAAATTAAACAATTATTATTAATTTTGTTTAAATTTACACAAATATAAAATCGAAATAATTCAATTTATAGATATTAAGTATGAAAAAAGATCTCTTTCAAGCTCCTGATTATTATAATTTAGATGATTTATTAACTGAAGAACATAAATTAATACGTGATGCTGCTCGAGAGTGGGTAAAGCGTGATGTTTCTCCAATTATTGAAGAATATGCTCAAAAGGCAGAATTTCCAACTCAAATTATAAAAGGGTTATCAGAAATTGGAGCCTTTGGACCTTATATTCCTGAAGAATATGGAGGCGCAGGTTTAGATCAAATTTCTTACGGATTAATTATGCAAGAAATAGAACGTGGAGATTCTGGCGTTCGCTCTACCGCTTCTGTACAATCTTCATTAGTGATGTATCCTATTTACACTTATGGAAACGAAGAACAACGCAAAAAATATTTACCAAAATTAGCTTCTGGAGAATGGATGGGTTGTTTTGGATTAACAGAACCAAACCACGGTTCTAATCCCTCAGGTATGGAAACCAAGTTTAAAGATATGGGAGATCATTATCTTTTAAACGGAGCAAAAATGTGGATTTCTAATGCACCTTTTGCACAAGTTGCTGTTGTTTGGGCAAAAGATGAAGAAGGTAGAATTCATGGATTAATTGTAGAACGTGGAATGGAAGGTTTTTCTACACCAACAACTCATAACAAATGGTCTTTACGTGCATCTGCAACCGGAGAACTTATTTTTGATAATGTAAAAGTGCCAAAAGAAAACTTATTACCAAATAAATCTGGACTTGGAGCGCCTTTAGGATGTTTAGATTCTGCAAGATTCGGAATTGCTTGGGGCGCAATTGGTGCTGCAATGGATTGTTATGACACTGCCTTACGTTATTGTAAAGAGCGTGAACAATTTGGTAAACCTATTGGTCAATTTCAATTACAACAGAAAAAATTAGCTGAAATGATTACAGAAATCACCAAAGCCCAATTATTAGCATGGAGGTTAGGAACTTTAAAAAATGAAGGAAAAGCTACTTCTGCACAAATTTCTATGGCAAAACGTAATAATGTAGACATGGCAATTAATATTGCTAGAGAAGCAAGACAAATGTTGGGCGGAATGGGAATTACTGGTGAATACTCTATTATGCGACATATGATGAATCTAGAAAGTGTAATTACTTATGAAGGTACTCATGACATACATTTACTAATTACTGGTTTGGATGTTACTGGCTTAAATGCATTTAAATAACAATTAAAAAAGTAACTAAAAGCTGAAAAAACCATTGAAATTAATTCAATGGTTTTTTCAGCTTTTAATCAAAAAAATCTCTCTCTTTTAAAGTTTTATATTCGTTGTAAAACACTCAATCTTAAACTGATTCCCTCAATCGTATTCGTTAAAATTTACTCGAAACATGATATTTAACAGGTTTTATAAATCTTTCATTTTTTAGTTTTGCTTAAGAAATTATACTAATACTATCAACTAAAACACCATGGAAGAAACTAGAAAAGATATTGTTCAGTTTATAAACTTAAGGTTAGCTTCGTTGGGACAACCAACATTTAAAGACAAATCAGAAAGTGCTGATAAGTTTTTAGATCCTAAATTTGAAGAGTTAACAAGCGGGCTTATAAAAAGTTTACAAGAAAAATCAAGATTATTATCTGATCATCTTTCTCCAGTAGATACAAGAATACAAGAATTTATAGACGACTATTTAAAAGACGTTTCTATAGACAAACCTACTGTTTTACCAAACAATACATTAATATTATCAAAAAAAGGACAAGCAAGAGAGGTTAGTTTACCTCCTGATGGAGATACTTTTAAAAGTGATTTAGTTACAACAAGTAGAGTAAAGCAAGGAATTTTAAACAATCCTTTAAACGATAAAAGAACTACAAAAGGGACTTTTCATATTGTTGAAGGTCCTTTACCTGTTCCTTTAGATAAATTTGAGGTACCAAAAATAGTATTTGCTCATCTTTTAAATGCAGCTTTTAATCCTTCTGATGATTTAAAAATTTTACCATTTACTTCAAGTCAAGAAGAACAAGCTAAAGTAATGGTTTCTACATTAATGAGACCAATAGTTTGTCCGGAAGTAAAAGGTGTTATTTCAGAAAAATCTTTAGAAGTTCGTTTTTTCGTTCCTGGAAACTTAGTAAGTAATTTAGATTTCGTAGAATCTATTTTTGGAAACGCAGGAGATCCTAATTTAGCTCAAAACGATGCTGCTTTAGATACAGAACATTGGACAGGTCATACAGGTTGTATCGTTTTAGCTCCGCATTTAAAAGAGTTAAAAAAGAAAGATCTTGGTTTACCTCATTTTGATGATGCTACAGAACGTCAGATAAAAGACGGAATGTGTTGGAAAGATGAAAATGATCTTTATAACGATGGTGGTGCATTTAAAATAACTTGTAGAGATGATAGAGGTGTTGTAATTACTTTAATTGCAGATAACTACTATGGTTATTCTAAAAAAGAAATTAAAACTCAAATTAGCTATTCTGCTAACTTATTTGGATTAGTAGAAGAAGAGCATGCTGGGGGTGCAATTGCATTTGCTAGAAGAGTTATGGGTGATACTTTAGATGGTAGAGACTATTCTGAATTCCATAATTTCGAGCATACTTTTGAAGGTGTAAAACAACTTTTAGGTGATACAATTGATGTAAAACCAGAAAACTACGCCGTAGATAAAAAATACCCAAATATTATTTATATTCCTGAGTTTGCATATGTAAACATCACTACAAATAGTATTACTTGGATGCATCATAGTAAAGAGCAAAAATTAACTTTGTC
The window above is part of the Polaribacter sp. SA4-12 genome. Proteins encoded here:
- the rfbB gene encoding dTDP-glucose 4,6-dehydratase, yielding MQTVLITGGAGFIGSNFIPYFLEKNKEYKVVNLDLLTYAGELSNLSKIENNPRYTFVEGDICDRDLVEKLFNQYNFNGVIHFAAESHVDNSIKNPDAFVRTNVFGTFNLLDVARNYWMESPNNYKKGFETARFHHISTDEVYGTLGETGLFTEETSYAPNSPYSASKASSDFMVRSYYHTYGMNVITTNCSNNYGPKQHDEKLIPTIIRKAISGEKIPIYGDGKNIRDWLYVLDHCKGIELVFNTGKTGETYNIGGKNERDNLYIVDVICGILDKVIPKEKSYKEQISFVKDRPGHDFRYAIDASKIENELSWRADENFETGIKKTIEWYLKKYQ
- the rnpA gene encoding ribonuclease P protein component, with translation MISIKFVVMKYTLGKEERLKSKKLIERLYEERNSVKAFPLRMIFLQTEHTSNFPAQVGVSVPKRNFKLAVDRNRIKRLMRESYRLQKEIVYDNLDKPYVFMISYLGKQECTYEEMFLKMEKLLTRFVSETKNIKNEEI
- a CDS encoding S41 family peptidase, coding for MKKFNLSKKTVLVLLVGVIFLSFSFKSKFFEVAKQIEIYNTLFKELNMYYVNEINPAELTNKAIKNTLKDLDPYTNFYNEQDVEDAKIRREGEYGGIGVSVYYSKVGIEVNEIYKGYSADKADLKAGDVIISVDGQSVKNMERDQLSMYLKGTPNSEFSVEVLRQGNVIKKDIIRDKVVVNPVPFSEMIDEETGYIVLTRFNDKASSEVKKAFRKLKKEGMKKLVFDLRANPGGSLRESINISNFFLPKGKTIVSTKAKVKKWSNTYKTTNNPLDLEIPIVVLVNGRSASASEIVSGSLQDYDRAVIMGQRSFGKGLVQRYRELTYGTQLKVTISKYYTPSGRCIQELDYANRDKNGKVPKFSDKGINAFKTANGRTVFDGGGVLPDFVIKTSKRTEATKRLLSSRAVFNFATNYFYQNPQIESEADFEFKDSEFKKFTTYLKVDTTFVTKQEALFKEAYTASISKNISKEYKGIQDKLFDDKIIEISKNKDILKRTIKEEIIKRYHYQQGVYQHNLNNDLVIKEAVILLHNEDRYKQLLSSK
- the rfbA gene encoding glucose-1-phosphate thymidylyltransferase RfbA, with the translated sequence MKGIVLAGGSGTRLHPLTLAVSKQLMPVYDKPMIYYPISVLMLAGINEILIISTPQDLPLFERLLGDGKKYGCDFQYAVKENPNGLAEAFIIGENFIGKDKVALILGDNIFYGSGLPKLLRANNNPDGGIVYAYHVNDPERYGVVEFDDNMNAVSIEEKPLKPKSNYAVPGIYFYDNSVVEIAKNMKPSKRGELEITDVNKIYLENGNLSVRVLDRGTAWLDTGTFASLMQASQFVEVIEERQGLKIGSIEEAAYRSGFINKEQLHKLAEPLLKSGYGKSLMDI
- a CDS encoding ECF transporter S component; its protein translation is MSTNQTNNKEEEVDLGSLFVIIGKGFSKFFNFIGNIFRGIFHGVISILIFLKNNIIKIGIAAILGAILGIFLEVKKTNTFESELLLEPNFKSTRQLYDNINYYNNLVKQKDTAGLVETFKLDKLAAASLKKFVIEPVISGNDIINSYNGFVSSVDTITVNSYTFDKFKSSFTEYDYRFHKVTVTSKQNDVFDKLDDVIISSVVNNKYFNRIKELSNKNLNRTDSLYRKNLIQIDSLRKIYMNVMLEEARKKTAATNIDLGGEKRTTKELELFATSRDINTDLKNIASEKATKYEVINVLSNFQPIGSEVKGVTKNYAFLLTILGAGFMILFLLVRLLNKYLNTYKK
- a CDS encoding flippase, coding for MILSKFVDRVIKAKENVNFIKYFKNTLWLFLSKFLGFFSTIFVGAWVARYLGPETYGLLAYSNSLVALFLPIAMIGLNDIIVKELVISKNNIESSKILGTAFLLKFIFGFISLMILAAFVFLSNDFSEVRTLILIFSSFLILQSLEVFDFYFQSEVKSRFVVYSRIVSVSISSILKIIFIKINSPVSYFAIVIVLELLITHLVTFIYFNKLKIKIPIFNFNKNYALNLLKKSWPLFLSGMMYIVYIKIDQIMVKEMLGAKSAGFYAVSISLSEVWYFIPNIIAASFFPAILLNKSKDQKTYYQRITNLYSLLFWIAIILSIFITFFGEWIIKYLYGKDYLDSCKILSIYIWSNVFFFFTTISSKWLVAEGYYIHSFYRNILGAILNIGLNIILINNYGLTGAAISTLVSYAFVGLFYDLLFKKLRINFQLKIKAILFMKS
- a CDS encoding DUF6909 family protein, giving the protein MAKTNKIDRTRAQESTNAIEKLYISMRHLFSRGFYKPMGISGEALRKSLLSLRPEIYGSIAEDRVELNGLIYVIERLPKGIEECQFINLTADEGYGDSHFETIIPPKRRRNCYRIDKDQMNIEITRGRSEIYDILTHLTFLFIESHKIQKRVTLNEGQSFIREWKYLEDIVIYNKEISEEEREVSIAHLSSILGRTFDEVVSIHKTFQTEEKKDRFFHLIYWLGKLAIDEVLDNKKRNVTFSSVLIEEIGHHIYGDVWANNIKEVLKENKLLKRPIHIISANMHSVLNSIYAKAALPKQAAEHENFELFQLLSNSDSKPLQKAVKEYASQNGLIYVKDTSGTNINVQIIDTDEINFEVSPFKKDNSIDKSPVIIVMDYAFGEQAYETMDELLKPYKNSKKKNHLDVKSVSIMGKAGILEGGKGDIMIPSAHIFEGTADNYPFKNELSKEDLEGFGVAVFDGSMISVLGTSLQNKDLLEFFHDSTWNVIGLEMEGAHYQKAIQSASKIRGNISKNVKVRYAYYASDNPLETGATLASGGLGMTGVTPTYAITQKILEQIF
- a CDS encoding acyl-CoA dehydrogenase family protein; translated protein: MKKDLFQAPDYYNLDDLLTEEHKLIRDAAREWVKRDVSPIIEEYAQKAEFPTQIIKGLSEIGAFGPYIPEEYGGAGLDQISYGLIMQEIERGDSGVRSTASVQSSLVMYPIYTYGNEEQRKKYLPKLASGEWMGCFGLTEPNHGSNPSGMETKFKDMGDHYLLNGAKMWISNAPFAQVAVVWAKDEEGRIHGLIVERGMEGFSTPTTHNKWSLRASATGELIFDNVKVPKENLLPNKSGLGAPLGCLDSARFGIAWGAIGAAMDCYDTALRYCKEREQFGKPIGQFQLQQKKLAEMITEITKAQLLAWRLGTLKNEGKATSAQISMAKRNNVDMAINIAREARQMLGGMGITGEYSIMRHMMNLESVITYEGTHDIHLLITGLDVTGLNAFK
- the rfbC gene encoding dTDP-4-dehydrorhamnose 3,5-epimerase, encoding MKVTETYLKGCFVIEPQVFGDERGSFLLEYNKKEFQEKTGFKGGFVLGNQSTSQYGVVRGLHLQKGEYSQAKLVRVVKGKILDVAVDARKESETFGKVFSIELSGDNKKQLFIPRGFLHGFSVLEDDTIVSYKCDNYYQPDAEDGVMYNDVDLNIDWKIPNDKIILSEKDLKLKLFSVYN